Proteins encoded together in one Solanum lycopersicum chromosome 7, SLM_r2.1 window:
- the LOC101259957 gene encoding protein yippee-like At5g53940 isoform X2, translated as MGRLFLVHPEGKTYNCKFCDAKLGHVDSLVSKALHCSSGRAYRFNKVVNITFGENEERTLLSGTYTVKDIFCRICGQILGWKYEKSHEESQKYNEGKFVLERVKIIDDDDDEFYIDYSFKLK; from the exons ATGGGGAGATTATTTTTGGTGCATCCTGAAGGCAAAACTTACAATTGCAAATTCTGCGATGCCAAACTTGGTCACGTTGATTCACTTGTTTCAAAG GCTTTACATTGCAGCAGTGGAAGAGCATACCGGTTCAATAAAGT GGTAAATATAACTTTTGGAGAGAATGAGGAGAGGACGTTGCTTTCTGGAACGTACACTGTGAAGGATATATTTTGTCGTATCTGTGGGCAGATTCTTGGCTGGAAATAT GAGAAATCCCATGAGGAAAGCCAGAAGTACAATGAAGGGAAATTTGTCCTTGAAAG AGTCAAGATCattgatgacgatgacgatgaatTCTACATTGATTACTCGTTCAAGCTCAagtga
- the LOC101259957 gene encoding protein yippee-like At5g53940 isoform X1, which translates to MGRLFLVHPDGKTYNCKFCDAKLGHVGSLVSKDLEGKTFNCKFCKTKLARADQLITKALHCSSGRAYRFNKVVNITFGENEERTLLSGTYTVKDIFCRICGQILGWKYEKSHEESQKYNEGKFVLERVKIIDDDDDEFYIDYSFKLK; encoded by the exons ATGGGGAGATTATTTTTGGTGCATCCTGATGGCAAAACTTACAATTGCAAATTCTGCGATGCCAAACTTGGTCACGTTGGTTCACTTGTTTCAAAG GATCTTGAAGGCAAAACCTTCAATTGCAAATTCTGCAAAACCAAACTTGCCCGTGCTGATCAACTTATTACCAAG GCTTTACATTGCAGCAGTGGAAGAGCATACCGGTTCAATAAAGT GGTAAATATAACTTTTGGAGAGAATGAGGAGAGGACGTTGCTTTCTGGAACGTACACTGTGAAGGATATATTTTGTCGTATCTGTGGGCAGATTCTTGGCTGGAAATAT GAGAAATCCCATGAGGAAAGCCAGAAGTACAATGAAGGGAAATTTGTCCTTGAAAG AGTCAAGATCattgatgacgatgacgatgaatTCTACATTGATTACTCGTTCAAGCTCAagtga